From Molothrus ater isolate BHLD 08-10-18 breed brown headed cowbird chromosome 8, BPBGC_Mater_1.1, whole genome shotgun sequence, a single genomic window includes:
- the LOC118700288 gene encoding APOBEC1 complementation factor isoform X2, with amino-acid sequence MESNHKSGDGLTGTQKEAALRALIQRTGYNLIQENGQRKYGGPPPGWDGPPPERGCEIFIGKLPRDLFEDELIPLCEKIGKIYEMRMMMDFNGNNRGYAFVTFSNKQEAKNAIKTLNNYEIRNGRLLGVCASVDNCRLFVGGIPKTKKREEILAEMKKVTDGVVDVIVYPSAADKTKNRGFAFVEYESHRAAAMARRKLLPGRIQLWGHPIAVDWAEPEVEVDEDTMSSVKILYVRNLMLSTTEETIEKEFNSIKPGAVERVKKIRDYAFVHFNKREHAVEAMKALNGKVLDGSPIEVTLAKPVDKDSYVRYTRGTGGRAPVLQGDYTYTLGHLYDPATAYLGAPVFYAPQAYAAIPNLHFPAAKGLGSRSILRPPSIRGAAGVRGLGGRGYLAFPGLGRGYHLKGDKRGEEKLYDLLPGMELTPMNHVTLKPQGIKLAPQILEEICQKNNWGQPVYQLHSAIGQDQRQLFLYKITIPALASQNPTIHPFTPPKLSAYIDEAKTYAAEYTLQTLGIPVEGAEVPPAAPAFPGYTIANAAATVTATQLKQAVTLGQDLATYATYEAYPAFAVAARSDGYGAF; translated from the exons ATGGAATCAAATCACAAATCCGGGGATGGATTGACCGGCACACAGAAAGAAGCCGCCCTCCGTGCATTAATTCAGCGAACGGGATATAATTTGATCCAG GAAAATGGGCAGAGGAAATATGGGGGACCACCACCAGGCTGGGATGGCCCTCCACCAGAGAGGGGCTGTGAGATCTTCATTGGGAAACTGCCCCGAGACCTCTTTGAGGATGAACTTATCCCCCTCTGTGAAAAG ATTGGCAAAATCTATgagatgaggatgatgatggaCTTCAATGGCAACAACAGGGGCTATGCCTTTGTGACCTTCTCCAATAAACAGGAGGCCAAGAATGCAATAAAAACCCTCAATAATTATGAAATCAG GAACGGGAGACTCCTGGGCGTGTGTGCCAGCGTGGACAACTGCCGCCTGTTCGTGGGGGGCATCCCCAAAACCAAGAAGAGGGAGGAGATCCTGGCAGAGATGAAGAAGGTCACGGACGGCGTCGTGGACGTCATCGTCTACCCCAGCGCGGCCGATAAAACCAAAAACAGGGGCTTTGCCTTCGTGGAGTACGAGAGCCACCgggcagcagccatggccaggaggaagctgctcccag GAAGGatccagctgtggggacaccccATTGCTGTGGACTGGGCAGAGCCAGAGGTGGAGGTGGATGAGGACACCATGTCCTCAGTGAAGATCCTCTACGTGAGGAACCTCATGCTCTCCACCACCGAGGAGACCATTGAGAAGGAGTTCAACAGCATCAAACCAG GTGCAGTGGAGAGAGTAAAGAAAATTAGAGACTACGCCTTTGTGCACTTTAATAAAAGAGAACACGCAGTGGAGGCCATGAAAGCCTTGAATGGGAAG GTGCTGGATGGCTCCCCCATCGAGGTGACCTTGGCCAAGCCGGTGGACAAGGACAGCTACGTGAGGTACACACGTGGCACTGGTGGCAGGGCCCCGGTGCTGCAGGGGGACTACACCTACACCCTGGGCCACCTGTACGACCCTGCCACCGCCTACCTGGGCGCCCCCGTCTTCTACGCACCGCAGGCCTACGCGGCCATCCCCAACCTGCACTTCCCTGCCGCCAAGGGGCTCGGCAGCAGGAGCATCCTCCGGCCCCCCTCCATCCGAG GGGCTGCGGGCGTCCGAGGCCTGGGAGGCCGCGGCTACCTGGCGTTCCCAGGCCTGGGGCGCGGATACCACCTCAAGGGAGAcaagaggggagaggagaagctctaCGACCTCCTGCCAGGCATGGAGCTCACCCCCATGAACCACGTCACCCTAAAGCCCCAAGGGATCAAACTCGCCCCTCAG atCTTAGAAGAAATTTGCCAGAAAAACAACTGGGGACAGCCTGTGTACCAGCTCCACTCTGCCATTGGCCAGGATCAAAGACAGCTCTTCCTCTACAAAATCACCATCCCTGCCCTTGCCAGCCAGAACCCCACCAT ACACCCCTTCACACCGCCCAAGCTCAGCGCCTACATCGACGAGGCCAAGACCTACGCGGCAGAGTACACCCTGCAGACCCTGGGCATCCCCGTGGAGGGGGCAGAggtgcctcctgcagcaccagctttCCCAG gatACACCATTGCTAATGCAGCTGCCACTGTCACAGCCACTCAGCTCAAGCAAGCAGTGACACTGGGACAAGATTTGGCCACATATGCGACCTACGAAGCCTATCCTGCCTTCGCTGTCGCCGCACGGAGCGACGGCTACGGAGCCTTTTAA
- the LOC118700288 gene encoding APOBEC1 complementation factor isoform X1, producing the protein MESNHKSGDGLTGTQKEAALRALIQRTGYNLIQENGQRKYGGPPPGWDGPPPERGCEIFIGKLPRDLFEDELIPLCEKIGKIYEMRMMMDFNGNNRGYAFVTFSNKQEAKNAIKTLNNYEIRNGRLLGVCASVDNCRLFVGGIPKTKKREEILAEMKKVTDGVVDVIVYPSAADKTKNRGFAFVEYESHRAAAMARRKLLPGRIQLWGHPIAVDWAEPEVEVDEDTMSSVKILYVRNLMLSTTEETIEKEFNSIKPGAVERVKKIRDYAFVHFNKREHAVEAMKALNGKVLDGSPIEVTLAKPVDKDSYVRYTRGTGGRAPVLQGDYTYTLGHLYDPATAYLGAPVFYAPQAYAAIPNLHFPAAKGLGSRSILRPPSIREIYMNVPVGAAGVRGLGGRGYLAFPGLGRGYHLKGDKRGEEKLYDLLPGMELTPMNHVTLKPQGIKLAPQILEEICQKNNWGQPVYQLHSAIGQDQRQLFLYKITIPALASQNPTIHPFTPPKLSAYIDEAKTYAAEYTLQTLGIPVEGAEVPPAAPAFPGYTIANAAATVTATQLKQAVTLGQDLATYATYEAYPAFAVAARSDGYGAF; encoded by the exons ATGGAATCAAATCACAAATCCGGGGATGGATTGACCGGCACACAGAAAGAAGCCGCCCTCCGTGCATTAATTCAGCGAACGGGATATAATTTGATCCAG GAAAATGGGCAGAGGAAATATGGGGGACCACCACCAGGCTGGGATGGCCCTCCACCAGAGAGGGGCTGTGAGATCTTCATTGGGAAACTGCCCCGAGACCTCTTTGAGGATGAACTTATCCCCCTCTGTGAAAAG ATTGGCAAAATCTATgagatgaggatgatgatggaCTTCAATGGCAACAACAGGGGCTATGCCTTTGTGACCTTCTCCAATAAACAGGAGGCCAAGAATGCAATAAAAACCCTCAATAATTATGAAATCAG GAACGGGAGACTCCTGGGCGTGTGTGCCAGCGTGGACAACTGCCGCCTGTTCGTGGGGGGCATCCCCAAAACCAAGAAGAGGGAGGAGATCCTGGCAGAGATGAAGAAGGTCACGGACGGCGTCGTGGACGTCATCGTCTACCCCAGCGCGGCCGATAAAACCAAAAACAGGGGCTTTGCCTTCGTGGAGTACGAGAGCCACCgggcagcagccatggccaggaggaagctgctcccag GAAGGatccagctgtggggacaccccATTGCTGTGGACTGGGCAGAGCCAGAGGTGGAGGTGGATGAGGACACCATGTCCTCAGTGAAGATCCTCTACGTGAGGAACCTCATGCTCTCCACCACCGAGGAGACCATTGAGAAGGAGTTCAACAGCATCAAACCAG GTGCAGTGGAGAGAGTAAAGAAAATTAGAGACTACGCCTTTGTGCACTTTAATAAAAGAGAACACGCAGTGGAGGCCATGAAAGCCTTGAATGGGAAG GTGCTGGATGGCTCCCCCATCGAGGTGACCTTGGCCAAGCCGGTGGACAAGGACAGCTACGTGAGGTACACACGTGGCACTGGTGGCAGGGCCCCGGTGCTGCAGGGGGACTACACCTACACCCTGGGCCACCTGTACGACCCTGCCACCGCCTACCTGGGCGCCCCCGTCTTCTACGCACCGCAGGCCTACGCGGCCATCCCCAACCTGCACTTCCCTGCCGCCAAGGGGCTCGGCAGCAGGAGCATCCTCCGGCCCCCCTCCATCCGAG AAATTTACATGAATGTACCTGTAGGGGCTGCGGGCGTCCGAGGCCTGGGAGGCCGCGGCTACCTGGCGTTCCCAGGCCTGGGGCGCGGATACCACCTCAAGGGAGAcaagaggggagaggagaagctctaCGACCTCCTGCCAGGCATGGAGCTCACCCCCATGAACCACGTCACCCTAAAGCCCCAAGGGATCAAACTCGCCCCTCAG atCTTAGAAGAAATTTGCCAGAAAAACAACTGGGGACAGCCTGTGTACCAGCTCCACTCTGCCATTGGCCAGGATCAAAGACAGCTCTTCCTCTACAAAATCACCATCCCTGCCCTTGCCAGCCAGAACCCCACCAT ACACCCCTTCACACCGCCCAAGCTCAGCGCCTACATCGACGAGGCCAAGACCTACGCGGCAGAGTACACCCTGCAGACCCTGGGCATCCCCGTGGAGGGGGCAGAggtgcctcctgcagcaccagctttCCCAG gatACACCATTGCTAATGCAGCTGCCACTGTCACAGCCACTCAGCTCAAGCAAGCAGTGACACTGGGACAAGATTTGGCCACATATGCGACCTACGAAGCCTATCCTGCCTTCGCTGTCGCCGCACGGAGCGACGGCTACGGAGCCTTTTAA